The Patescibacteria group bacterium DNA segment GAAAGCGATTCAACATAGCGCCTTTGCCCTTCGGCGAAAATCGTATCAAAAGCCAGGCTCGATTTGCCCGAACCCGAAACGCCGGTGAAGACAACCATTTTATTGCGCGGGATCTCAAGAGAGATATTTTTTAAGTTATGTTCCCTAGCTCCCTTGATAATAATCTTATCTTGCATGATTAAGTCTAAAATTAAAAGTTAAAAGTCTAAAGTCAAGTTAAAAGTCTAAAAGTTTATAATTCAATGACTTTTAACTCAACTTTTAACTTTAGACTTTTGACTAAACTTTTTCAGAGAATATTATTCTATTGTAAATATGTCGGTGCTTTTCTCATATAAATATCCCAAAATGCGAGAAGACTCGCCATCCAGTCCCTCATGGTGAACCAGGCGATTTTTTGATAAGACCGGATGTCGACGCTGATTCCCCACGCATCCAATCCGATTTTATTGCACAAATAAAGGGCGCGCGGCAGATGGAAATTCTGCGTTACCAGAACAACCTTATTCTGGCCCAGTTCGTTCTTCAGGCGGTAGCAGCTGTCAAACGTCCGCGCGTTATTGCCGTCAACCAGCAGCATTTCATCCGGCACGCCGTTATCATACATATAAAGGACCATGGCCTGGATCTCGGGCTGCGCCCAACGGCCGTCATCGCCGCTCAAAATGATTTTTTCGGTCTTTTGCGCCCGCCACGCCCGCACCGCGGTCTCAAGCCTGTCTTCCAGCGCATCGCTCGGCGTTTTGTCGCGTTTTACACTCGCACCAAGGACCACCATTACCGAATTCTCGGGCAGTGATTCAATGCTGTCGTAAATCTTATACGAATATTCAGTCCGCACGCTGTAGGCCAGACCTCCGGCCGCGAGCATCGCCACCACGGTCAGTAAAATTACGATTTTAAGAAATGTTTTCATTGCTTCTTTTTGAGCACTTTAATTTCATCGCGTAAAACCGCCGCGAGTTCAAACTGCAGCTCAGCCGCCGCTTCTTTCATCTGCCGCTCCTTGTCAGCGATAATTTCCGAAATACTGCGGATCTCGGCCGCGATTTCCATACCTAAAATATCCTTCACGTCCCTTTCTTCAAGGCCCAGTATCTTTGTGATATCTTTGATTTTCTTCTTAATAGTACGCGGCGTGATGCCGTATTTTTTATTGTAGGCGGCCTGTTTTTTGCGGCGCCGGTTGGTTTCCCCCAGCGCCTGGCGCATGGAACCGGTTATCTCATCGGCGTATAGAATGACCTCTCCGCGCACATTGCGGGCCGCTCGGCCGATTGTCTGGACAAGTGAAGTCGCGGAGCGCAGAAATCCTTCCTTATCCGCGTCCATAATTGCGACCAAGGTCACCTCGGGCAAATCCAATCCTTCACGCAGAAGATTAACGCCAACCAGACAGTCAAACTGGCCCTTGCGGAAACTCGTCAAAATACGGATGCGCTCCAGGGTGTCAATGCCGCTGTGCAGATACTTTGCTTTAATTCCCTGCTCGAGCAGGTAGTCGGATAAATCCTCGGCCATTTTTTTAGTGAGAGTTGTCACCAATGAACGCTCCTTGAGACGCGTTCTCTCTTTTACCTCATTGATCAGATCTTCAACCTGGCTTTTGTTCTTACCCTTGGCGGTCACCGGCCGCACCGTCACCTCGGGATCAACGAGCCCAGTCGGACGGATAATTTGTTCAACAATCTTGCCGCTCACCTTCATCTCGTACGGACCGGGAGTTGCGGAGGTAAAAATACAATTCAGAATTTTTTTCTCAAATTCAGAGAATGTCAGCGGCCGATTGTCGTACGCGCTCGGCAGGCGGAATCCGTGATCAATCAAAGCTTTTTTGCGCGAACGGTCGCCGTTATACATGCCGCCGACCTGCGGCACCGTGACGTGCGATTCGTCGATTACCATCAGGAAATCTTCGGGAAAATAGGAAATCAAAGTATCCGGCGGTTCTCCGGCCTTGCGTCCGGCGAGATGCCGAGAATAATTTTCAATGCCCGAGCAGTAACCGATCTCGTTCATCATCTCCAGATCGTATCTGGTACGGCGCTCCAGCCGCTCGGCCTCGAGCAACAAACCGTTTTTATTAAAATATTTCAGACGCTCTTCCATTTCGGCGCGAATCTCCTTCAGTGCCCGCGCTTTATCCGGCCCCAGGGTAATAAAATGCTTGGCCGGAAAAATCCACGCCTCTTTGAGCGATTCGCGCCTTTTGCGCGACACCGGATCAATAGCCTGGATATCCGCAACCTCGTCCGTCCCCAGTTCAACGCGGAAGATTATCTCCTGATTGACCGGCATTATTTCAAAAATATTGCCGCGCGCCCGGAACTGTCCGCGCTTTACGTCAGCGTTGGTCCGATTAAATTGCAATTTGATTAACTCACGCATCAATTTAGTCCGTTCCATGGCCCGGCCGGTTTCAATTTTCAAAACAACCTTTTCGTAAGTTTCCGGCGCGCCCAGGCCGTAAATGCATGATACCGAAGCCACGATAATCACATCCCTGCGCGTCAGCAGGGCCTGGGTGGCCGCGTGGCGCAGGCGATCGATCTCATCGTTAATATCCGCTTCCTTCTCAATATATGTATCGGTATGAGGCAGATATGCTTCCGGCTGGTAATAATCATAATAGGAAACAAAATACTCCACCGCGTTTTCCGGAAAAAATTCGCGGTATTCGTTGCAGAGCTGGGCGGCCAGGGTCTTATTGTGCGCGATCACGAGCGTCGGCTTCTTGACGCGCGCGATCACGTTCGCCACGGTAAAAGTCTTGCCCGAGCCGGTCACTCCGAGCAGGGTTTGATAGCGCATTCCCCGCGCCACGCCGGCGGCCAATTTTTCAATGGCCTGAGGCTGGTCGCCCGAAGGCTTGTATTTTGATTTCAGCTTAAAATTCATAAAAAGCTGGGCCATTAATACAAATCACCCCCCTCCTCGGCCCATGCAGGGGGGTATGAAAGATCCTTCACTTCGTTTCCGCCTTAGGCGGATTGAATAAATCAACGGTCTCAATTTAATCCGATTTTAGCACCTTATCGTCTAAAATTCAATTGTCTGCCCAAATGCCGGCACCGCGGCATCGAGCCCGAGCTCGTCGCGCAGTCTGGCCGCCAAGGCCCGGCTCGCCGCTTCATCTCCATGTACGCAAAAAATCTGCTTTGGCATTGTATCCGCGTTTTTTACCCAATTTATCAGCTTGTTCTGATCGCCATGCGCGGAATAGGAATCCAGGGCCACGACCTCGGCCTTCACGCTGATTGCCCGACCGTGAATCTCCACGTGCCGGGCACCCTCGCTGATTCTCCGGCCGAGCGTGCCGCTCGCCTGATATGACACAATGAGCAGGGTGCTATTCGGATCCTGGAGATGGCGCTCCAGATGGAACTGGATGCGGCCACCGGTCATCATGCCGCTACCCGCAATGATCACCATCGGCGGCTTAATGTCATTAATTTTTTTGGATTCATCCACGCTCAGCGTTTCGTGCAAATTCTTAAAATCAAAGATATCATCTCCGGTTTTTTGCAGTCCAAGCGCGTCATTGTCATAATATCTGATGTAGTCGCGATAAACCTCGAGCGAACGAATCGCGAGCGGACTGTCCACAAAAATCGGCACGCTTGGAATTTTATTATTTTCCACCATGCCATTGAGCTCATATAAAATCTCCTGCGTGCGCTCAATGGAAAAGGCCGGTATCAAAAGCGCGCCTCCGCGCTTCACAGTTCGGAGTATCACCTCTTGCAATTTCTCTTCACGTCCCGGCGCCGGCTCATGCAAACGGTCGCCGTAGGTTGATTCCAAAAGCAAAAAATCGCAGCCCGGCCGCGGCATGGTATCTTTAATAATCGGCACCCCGTCGTTTCCGATGTCCCCGGAAAAAATCACGGTTTTCCCTTCGGTCTTGACCAAAACAAACGCCGAACCAAAAATGTGTCCGGCGTCATAAAACTCAAAAAATATTCCCGGTTCGGGCTCAATGATCCGCCGGTAATCCGCACAATCAAAAAGATTAACCGCACGCTTTACATCCGCTTCATGATACAGCGGCTCCTGGCCGTAATACTTCCTACCCATTTCCATGACATTGACGCTATCCATCCACATCAGTTCATTGAGCCGACAGGTCGGCGCGGTTGAAAAAATCGGCCCGCGAAATCCCTCGCGAACCAACCGGGGAATACGCCCGGTATGATCGATGTGCGAATGAGTGATAATTACCCAATCAATTTTCGTGGGATCAAACGGAAACGGTTCGTGATTACGCAAATCCGAATACCGCTCGCCCTGAAACATGCCGCACTCGACCAAAAACTTTTTACCGGCCGCCTCCACGAGATAACACGAGCCCGTCACCTCGCCGGCCGCGCCCAAGAAAGTGAGTTTCATTAAATGTTATTGAATACTGGCAGTTGAAATCTTGCCGAGATTTTCAGACGTGATGCCCAACCCAAGCGTTCTCATGATATTATATGCATCTTCCGGCCGTCCGAGATAATATTTTTTCTTATCCTTAGGATAAATATAATAAGCTTCGCCGTGGGATTGCACATCCAATAAGATTCGACCGACTACGTAATCAGGAAAATAAGTGGTGTTCGAGATAAAACTGTGCGTGGCGCCGAGTCCGAGCTTGCGCATGATATCAAAAGCATCCGCCGCCCGTCCGAGATAATACCGCCTCAGATTAACCGGATAGTAATAATATGCCTCGCCATGGCTCTGCACATCAAGAAAAATATAACCCTTATACCGCGCCAGACTCGCGGCGGTTTCTGTCGATGCCCCGGACGAACCGGTTGAACCGGTCGTGGTAAGCGCCTTTGAGGTTGACTGCATCAGCGCCGCGCCGACCCAGCCCTCGGTTCCGTTTGACAATCGGACATTATTCCAACCGTCGGTATAACCAATGACACTAATCACGCTGCCCTTTACCACCGTGGTAAGTATCTTTGAATCGGTAGTGCATGGAAAATCGCGCACATACGCAGAGATAATCACTTCTCCGTTTTCATTTCTGTCGTAAATCGGATCGCATCCGCAACACTCGCCTGCCCGGACCGGATTGGCCACAACCGCCATAGCGGCGAATAAAATCGCACAAATCACAAATATTCTCATATTATTAATTTAATCATTATCCATGTTTCATTATAACAAAATAGCTTCATCTTTGACAGATGAAGCTATCATCGCGATCCTCCTGCCCTCCGCCGCGACGCCCGGATCCTGTCCGTGTCCGTCAGCAGCTGCTTGCGCAAACGAACGCTCTGCGGCGTTATCTCCATATACTCGTCTTCGGCCATGATTTCCAGGCCGCGTTCCAGGGTCAATTCCACCGGCGGATCGAGCTGAATCGCGATATCCGAACTCGATGAACGCATATTGGTCAGATGCTTGCCCTTGATTGGATTAACCGTCATATCATCGCCCTTGGCCGTATTGCCGATAACCTGGCCCTCGTACACCTCCACGTTCGGCTTTACGAACAGGGCCCCGCGGTTTTCCAGATTGGCGAGCGAATAGGCCAGTACCTTACCGGTTTCTCCAGAGATCATTGAACCCACATCGCGCTTCTCGATTTCTCCGACATGCGGTTTAAAGCCGATAAATTCACTGCACAGAATCCCCTCGCCGCGCGTATCCACGATGAATTCACTGCGGTAGCCCAGCATGCCCCGCGTCGGTATTTCAAAAATCAAACGTGTATGATTTTGCTCGGGCCGCATTTCCAGCATCTTGCCTTTCCGCTTTGACATTTTTTCAATCACCGTACCGACCGCATCTGAATTAATATCAATTGTCACCTCCTCGAACGGTTCTAGGCGGACGTCATTTTCTTCTTTAACAATAACCTGCGGCTGTGAAACCTGAAGTTCAAAACCCTCGCGGCGCATATTTTCCAAAAGTATGGCGATGTGCAATTCGCCCCGTCCGTAAACCTTGTACGACTCAACCGGCGAAAAATCGATTTTCAAACCCACGTTCACTTCAAGTTCTTTTTCCAGACGCTCCTTGATTTGCCGGCTGGTAACGAATCGACCCTCGCGTCCGGCAAACGGCGAATTATTAACCAAAAAATTCAAAGAAATTGTCGGGTCATCGATTTTTATGGCGGCGAGCAATTTCTGGTCCGGATCACGGCAGACCGTGTCGCCAATATATATCTGCGGCAATCCGGCGATCATAACGATGTCTCCGGCCGTAACCTCGGATACCTCTTTTCTGACCACGCCCTCAAAAGTAAAAAGCTTGGTGATCTCTCCAGGTACTATTTCGCCGGTGTGCTTTTTGACAAAAACATTGTCACCGACATGCGCCGCGCCCTGATATACCCTGCCGATACCCATGCGGCCGAGATAATTATCGTACGCCAAATTAAACGGCTGAAAAGCAAGAGGCAGATCAACCTCCGCCTCGGCCGGCATCACCTTTTCCAAAATCGTATCCAGAAGCGGAGTCAAATCGCTTGACTCATCCGCGAGATTCATCTTAGCGATCCCCTGCTTAGCGATGGCATAGACCGTGGTGAAATCAAGCTGCTCATCGGTCGCACCCAAATCCATAAATAATTCCAGAATTTTTTCATGCGTCCAGTCAGGCCGCGCCGCCAGTTTGTCAATTTTGTTAATTACCACAATCGGCTTCAGGCCAAGGGCCAAAGATTTTTTTAAAACAAACTTTGTCTGGGGCATCGGACCCTCCTGCGCGTCCACGAGTAAAAGCACGGAATCAATGGAGCGCAGAACGCGCTCCACCTCGGAACCGAAATCCGCATGTCCCGGAGTATCCACGATATTAATTTTTGTACCCCTGTAAAAAACCGACGTATTTTTTGAATAGATAGTAATACCGCGCTCTTTCTCAAGAGCGTTTGAATCCATGCTGGTTTCATCATCGCTCACCATGCCGGTCTGACGCATCAGCGCGTCGGTCAGGCGCGTCTTGCCATGGTCAACATGGGCGATGATCGCGATATTGCGTATTTCCATATTGATTAATCATATGAGTATAGTCCAAAATTATTAGTCTGTCAAACGTCTAGCCGAATGTAATCGATATTCAAGCATTGGGAATCAGGAATCAAGAATCATGAATCAGGAATAAAGCCCATCGCAACGCCCCTAATTCCTGATTCCTAATTCTTGATTCTCTCCGTAGCAATTACTCCTCTTGATAAATAAAACCGCTCGACTAAAAGCCAGAGCGGATTTATTAAACGTGATTAGGCGCGCGATACCTTGGTCGCGGCCGGGCCTTTTTCGGTGTCAATGAGTTCAAAGGTGACGACATCGCCGACCTTCAATTCATCAAACGTAACACCGATTAATTCCTTTGAGTGGAAAAACAGATCCTTTTCCTCGCCTTCGCGGGCGATGAATCCGAATCCCTTGCCTGTAAGAGTCTTAATCGTGCCTTGCATAGTTTTTATTGAATTTTGGTTTATTATATAGAAACTCGATGAGAAACTCGACGACTTTTCATATCTTATTTCACCCACACAGTATAGCACATATAGGATAATTAATCAAGAGCCAACTAAAAAGCGCCATTTCACAATGGTGCCTCTTAGTTGGCTCCGAGCGGCGCGTGAACTTAGAACCGTTATTCTGAACGGCTGGCACTCCTACGAAATGGACGCGGCCGTCAAAATGCTCCGCCATGAATCACCGTTCGATATGATAGATTAAGTATTTGTAGGTTCTTTCTCGGCCGTTAAAGATTCTACTTCCTTCCAAAAATCCTTTTCTTCTTTTTTTGGATTAGACACTTTAAGTCCTTTAATTCGCTCTACAACAAAAGCTTTATTCTCACCCTCAGGCCAGTCCTTAAGGCGGGCTAACAAATCTTTAAAATCTTTTTCATAAGCTGGATAGGTTGGTTTCACTTCATCTAAAATTCCAAGAGAAGTCTGCAAGGAGTTCTTATCACGATCCGGTCTCAACATATCAAACAAAACATAAACGAAATCTTTAACGGGAGTCTCCTGCATAATTCCTGTTAGGCTAGATACAGTTTTTAAGGCAAAATGATGAGCTGAAGTTAATATTTTTCCTGGTTGTCTGAGCCAATCCAGAATTTCTTTACCAATCTCTCGTTTTTTCTCTTCTCCCAAAAAGTCAGACTTGATTAAAAAGTTGAAGCCGGCTTCTTGAGACGCAAGTGCATCAGATTTTATAAGATTTTTAATTTGAGTTACTGCCTGATCTTTCAAATCTACTGGATCATTTTTGCTTAATTGAATCGGCAGATAATCATAAACTGCAATTTGTTCTCCAAAAGGGATAGACGTTACTTTAGCCAATAAAGATTTTACAACCATTTGTCGATCCGGCAGATTATCGCCCAAACTCTTTATAAAATTCAAACTATTTGCACCCTTCTGGTTAATAATATTTTTAAGCAACTCAATCTTTTTATCCTTATCTGCTTTTTTGTATACAATTTCTAATAACACATCATCACTCATACTACGAGATAGCAATGGTTTGAAGTAGGTAGATAGAAATTTTTCGGCAGTTTCTTTTTTCCAATAATCAAATACTAAACCAATCTTAGCGGCTCCAGCGTTTTGGAAGTAACCATTAATCTGAGCTACGAGTTCATTCTGTTGTGCTTCTGGCACATAGAAGCTAATCCAACGTAAATTATTAACTAAGCCCGTGCGATTATCCCAAGCCCCAATACTATTAAACGCCTGGATAAAATTCTTTGTAAGCTGAATTTTAGTGCCGTCATCAACAATCTTAAACTGATCCTGAAATTCACTAAATATATCCCCGCAAGTAGCGAATAAAGTTTCTTTTTCTGCGCGGTAGTCTGGACTCTCGGTAGTCTCTTTATTTATTACTTCAGTAATTTTTTGCAGAATTATATTAAACTTGTTCTTCTCTGAAATGTATTCCTTAAACTGCTTAATTATTGTAATCTGTCCCGATAGACTATCTCGGTTGAAATTAGCGATAAATTTGTCAAACGCCTGGGGAGAAATAAAGGTCGTCTGTTCTTCAAGTGTGCCAAATAGCGATATAATATCGAAATTTGTTGAAAAATTCTCATCAATAAACTTAACGATCTGAATTTTATCTTCATCTGCTATTAATGAAGCGTTTTGTTTTAAGTTCGTAAGAATATCTTTTAATATTGACCCCATATTTGGCTTACGAACCTCTTCTGTTCCCACGGCCAAAACATAGCGCTTAATTAAGGGTGCGCGGAACTGGACATCTAGTTCCTGCTTCGTAATAAGGTCAGAAAAAACTAAGTTAGTTTGGAGCTGAGTGAAAAATTGCCATAGATCAGCATCTAAAACACGAGCAAGGGATTCGTAATATACTTTAGTCGAAGACGAAATCCCCAATTCGTGGAAAGCCTCTAAGTGAGTAGTAAATATTTTAAGCAATATATCTCTCTGGCTCCTATACTCACGCAAGAGATGACGGATAAAATCAACTAATGATCCTTTATTGGTTTCCGCCGAGGCAAGTTCCTTAAATTTATCTTTGTTGCCCTCGGCCAAACTCAGTATCATTTCCTCTGAATTGTTGAGAGATTGATAAATGGTCGGTTCTTTGAAATAGATAAACGGGCGGGCGTTAGAAACGGTAATACGGCTCGTATTTAACATGAAGTTACGTAAATCAGCAGAATCTTTATCTTTTAGAATGTTTTCTGGTTCAAACCATTTATCCTTTAATCGATGATAAGCGGGTGTAAATTTTTGTCTAAGCACCAATACTTTTGCTAAATAAGCGATATTGTCTTTAATCCTTTGCCATACCTCCGTTTTAGAAGCTAAGACTAATGCTGCTATTAAATTATTTATAAACTGTTTAATCTCACGAGGATTGTTAGAAAAAGCATTGCTAATCACATAAACAATATCCTCTGAATCTTGACCTTGGAGTAAACTTTTTATTTCGCCGGTATCATTAATCAGTTTTTTAATATATGCGTGAAGATCGGCTTCAATAAATTCGGGCGTCCAAATTACAACATTAAATAGCTTTCTAAGATATTCTGAAGGGTCAAAATCTTCATCATCCTGACCACCATAAAAACTTTTGATTTGGCTAATAATGGCTTCTGAATCGCAGGGAACTATAAAAACAAGTCCAGCAACACCGGCCGGATCAAGGAACGTTTTGATAGCAGAAAGAATTTTTATTGCCGCATCACCCTGAACACGATCAATGTTATCAAAAACTATTACAACTTTTTTATTAACTTTTTGAAGTATCAGTCTAAACAGAGCTTCAAATTGCTCCGGGGAGTTTAACCGTTCCTCTTTTTCAACCCTTGTTTTAATAGAGGCAAGTGGATTTAACGAAGATAAAAACTTTTCGACCGAGCGTTCCCAAACTTTCTCCAGTAAAGGCTTAAAAAAGAGAGCTAGAACAGAGAATGAAGCTACAACGGCCGCAAAATCTTTAATTGTTTGAATAATCAGATTATTATTTTTGAAAATCAAATTTAAAATTACCCATCCGATTACTAAAATCAGAGATAAGACTAAAAGCCAGTTTGTTTTTAACAACAACCAAACTTTTTTAAGCCATCCGGCAGAGCTTACTTGCATTTCGGCCGTCGTTATTTCGCAACTTTCCTCTGTTGATTTATAAAGAGGGTCAAGTATTTTTTTATCCTCGGGCGAAAGTTGTTTTTGACTAATCAGAAAGTTTACTAATTCGATCAAAAAAATTCTGCGTAACGAATCTTCCTGATATTTCCATGCATCAAAAACAAACATCGGGCTTTGTAGATCGTGACGTATCATTTCAATGATTGTACTTTTGCCCGTACCCCACCTACTAAAAAGTCCGATGGTATGAACACAAGAATCGTTTTCTAGTATCTCTTTCATAGCTGGAGCAACGTTCTCATGATAAAAGCCAAAAATACCATCTTGACCATTACCAAGCGGGACATCTTTCAAAAATTTAAATTTTAGTTCTTCGGGCATATTTTTACTTTTTCACTACTTCTTCTACTAAAGATTTTATTTTCCAGATTTGGTCTAGTTACTTTGTTTACCGATTACCTTTTGCTCGATTGTGTGTCTTGCAAAGCATCTGGCAGTTTTTTGCTGAAGTTGCACCTCCCTTGCTCCAGGCTGCTACATGGTCTGCGTCCATTTCGCTAAAACTCCAAATCTTACTCTTGTTAGCATCATGCCCAATGGCACAATGCGGGCAGTTTGATTCGTCTTTTTTCTCTGCCTTGACGGTTTGTGTTGTATAAACCGTCTTTTTGGTTGCTTCATCAAAAACTCGGACTTCAAGTAATTTTGTGTCAATGGAACCACCAAGAATATACTCAAAAATACCTTTGCGATTTTTAACATACGGATCAGCATAGAGCTTCTGTACCTCGGCTGATACTTTGGCTGGATTGTACGATTTTTTATGGTGTTCCTCATAAAGTCGCCCCCACTCAAGACCGCGCATCTCGCTTTCAACATTAGTAAACACACTAGAAACCCAATCGATCACGCTGTTGAAATATTTTTTTAATTCATTAATATTTTTTTCAAAACGATGACGACTCATATAATCGCCGATATTACCTTTGCTTACCCAATCCAGCGCACATTCTAAAAATTCCTGCCGGTTAGCGCTACCGGATACATACGCGCTCCATTTTTGAATGTTGGCGTTTTGGCTATTACTAAATTCCTCCTTGCCGAGCGTTACAAACGGCCCGGAATACACCGCATTAAGTAATTCCTGACCATTAAGTGGAACACCGGCAATATTAATTGTTTTGAACCACTCTTTTATCTCGCTTTCTTTCCCTTCGCATTCGTAAATAAGTAAAGTAGTTTTTAAAATTTTACCCTGTTTGTCTTTTGCCATACCGCTAAAATATTGCTCCATGCCGTTTTCGTCTTTGATAGCAAATTTGTCAGTTATAAACCGCCCAAGACTAGTGATGCGTTGCTGGCCGTCTAAAACCTCTAAATTGTTGTCGCTTACTTTGTTAAAATAGATCAATCCTATCGGGTACTCTTTGAGGACTGATTCAATGACGGCCATTTCTTTTTTACCACCATCAGAAGCATAAATATAATTGCGTTGATACTCCGGTTGAATGGTCAATTTACCAGACAAACCGAACAAACCCTTACCTTCAAGTTCGTTATAGACAAACCCATCGCAAATATCTTTAACAGTAATATTAATTTTTAAAGTTGTTTTCATATTATTTTTTTCTTATGTTTAATAAGCACTCTTTGATAAACTTTTTCCAATAAACCATCTCGAATAATTACTCCACTTGCGTTCAAGTCATAGGTTCCTGTTTTCCCGAATTTATCTAAATACGCCTGTTTACATTCTGCGGATGTATACACTTTTGTTTTTTGTTTATATAAATCTTCATTCTCACACATTCCAACAATCTTAAACTGCTCGGGGCTATATTTATCAAGAATACTGACCGGTACTCCCATTACGCCGCTGTAATCGCTCGGGATATTTTTTACTAACGACACTTCTATCGCGTTATAATTTTCATATTTCTCAAACGGTTTTTTCATTACGAACT contains these protein-coding regions:
- a CDS encoding ElyC/SanA/YdcF family protein, with product MKTFLKIVILLTVVAMLAAGGLAYSVRTEYSYKIYDSIESLPENSVMVVLGASVKRDKTPSDALEDRLETAVRAWRAQKTEKIILSGDDGRWAQPEIQAMVLYMYDNGVPDEMLLVDGNNARTFDSCYRLKNELGQNKVVLVTQNFHLPRALYLCNKIGLDAWGISVDIRSYQKIAWFTMRDWMASLLAFWDIYMRKAPTYLQ
- the uvrB gene encoding excinuclease ABC subunit UvrB — translated: MNFKLKSKYKPSGDQPQAIEKLAAGVARGMRYQTLLGVTGSGKTFTVANVIARVKKPTLVIAHNKTLAAQLCNEYREFFPENAVEYFVSYYDYYQPEAYLPHTDTYIEKEADINDEIDRLRHAATQALLTRRDVIIVASVSCIYGLGAPETYEKVVLKIETGRAMERTKLMRELIKLQFNRTNADVKRGQFRARGNIFEIMPVNQEIIFRVELGTDEVADIQAIDPVSRKRRESLKEAWIFPAKHFITLGPDKARALKEIRAEMEERLKYFNKNGLLLEAERLERRTRYDLEMMNEIGYCSGIENYSRHLAGRKAGEPPDTLISYFPEDFLMVIDESHVTVPQVGGMYNGDRSRKKALIDHGFRLPSAYDNRPLTFSEFEKKILNCIFTSATPGPYEMKVSGKIVEQIIRPTGLVDPEVTVRPVTAKGKNKSQVEDLINEVKERTRLKERSLVTTLTKKMAEDLSDYLLEQGIKAKYLHSGIDTLERIRILTSFRKGQFDCLVGVNLLREGLDLPEVTLVAIMDADKEGFLRSATSLVQTIGRAARNVRGEVILYADEITGSMRQALGETNRRRKKQAAYNKKYGITPRTIKKKIKDITKILGLEERDVKDILGMEIAAEIRSISEIIADKERQMKEAAAELQFELAAVLRDEIKVLKKKQ
- a CDS encoding MBL fold metallo-hydrolase translates to MKLTFLGAAGEVTGSCYLVEAAGKKFLVECGMFQGERYSDLRNHEPFPFDPTKIDWVIITHSHIDHTGRIPRLVREGFRGPIFSTAPTCRLNELMWMDSVNVMEMGRKYYGQEPLYHEADVKRAVNLFDCADYRRIIEPEPGIFFEFYDAGHIFGSAFVLVKTEGKTVIFSGDIGNDGVPIIKDTMPRPGCDFLLLESTYGDRLHEPAPGREEKLQEVILRTVKRGGALLIPAFSIERTQEILYELNGMVENNKIPSVPIFVDSPLAIRSLEVYRDYIRYYDNDALGLQKTGDDIFDFKNLHETLSVDESKKINDIKPPMVIIAGSGMMTGGRIQFHLERHLQDPNSTLLIVSYQASGTLGRRISEGARHVEIHGRAISVKAEVVALDSYSAHGDQNKLINWVKNADTMPKQIFCVHGDEAASRALAARLRDELGLDAAVPAFGQTIEF
- a CDS encoding SH3 domain-containing protein yields the protein MRIFVICAILFAAMAVVANPVRAGECCGCDPIYDRNENGEVIISAYVRDFPCTTDSKILTTVVKGSVISVIGYTDGWNNVRLSNGTEGWVGAALMQSTSKALTTTGSTGSSGASTETAASLARYKGYIFLDVQSHGEAYYYYPVNLRRYYLGRAADAFDIMRKLGLGATHSFISNTTYFPDYVVGRILLDVQSHGEAYYIYPKDKKKYYLGRPEDAYNIMRTLGLGITSENLGKISTASIQ
- the typA gene encoding translational GTPase TypA, with product MEIRNIAIIAHVDHGKTRLTDALMRQTGMVSDDETSMDSNALEKERGITIYSKNTSVFYRGTKINIVDTPGHADFGSEVERVLRSIDSVLLLVDAQEGPMPQTKFVLKKSLALGLKPIVVINKIDKLAARPDWTHEKILELFMDLGATDEQLDFTTVYAIAKQGIAKMNLADESSDLTPLLDTILEKVMPAEAEVDLPLAFQPFNLAYDNYLGRMGIGRVYQGAAHVGDNVFVKKHTGEIVPGEITKLFTFEGVVRKEVSEVTAGDIVMIAGLPQIYIGDTVCRDPDQKLLAAIKIDDPTISLNFLVNNSPFAGREGRFVTSRQIKERLEKELEVNVGLKIDFSPVESYKVYGRGELHIAILLENMRREGFELQVSQPQVIVKEENDVRLEPFEEVTIDINSDAVGTVIEKMSKRKGKMLEMRPEQNHTRLIFEIPTRGMLGYRSEFIVDTRGEGILCSEFIGFKPHVGEIEKRDVGSMISGETGKVLAYSLANLENRGALFVKPNVEVYEGQVIGNTAKGDDMTVNPIKGKHLTNMRSSSSDIAIQLDPPVELTLERGLEIMAEDEYMEITPQSVRLRKQLLTDTDRIRASRRRAGGSR
- a CDS encoding cold shock domain-containing protein, with translation MQGTIKTLTGKGFGFIAREGEEKDLFFHSKELIGVTFDELKVGDVVTFELIDTEKGPAATKVSRA